A genomic window from Streptomyces sp. WMMC940 includes:
- a CDS encoding glutaminyl-peptide cyclotransferase: MRVAFVTPVVVLVLAAGALAHSCTADGGAGGRAPAQGRAAAPVERLRVEVVGTLPHDPEAFTQGLEMAHGALYESTGISGRSTIGWGPPGAAPTRRARLPAPLFGEGITVVGRTLWQLTWRDGVAIERDARTLAELRRVPYESEGWGVCHQPRRGRLVTSDGSAHLVFRDPGTLRRKGSVVVTLDGRRVDRLNELECVGDLVYANVWPTDRIVRIDTGTGRVTGEISANGLIGAAERRRADVLNGIAALPGTDQFLLTGKWWPKMFRVRFVPAEHTAGPARRTP, encoded by the coding sequence ATGCGCGTCGCGTTCGTGACCCCCGTGGTCGTCCTGGTCCTCGCCGCAGGGGCCCTCGCACATTCCTGCACGGCGGACGGCGGAGCCGGCGGCCGGGCGCCGGCTCAGGGCCGGGCGGCCGCACCGGTCGAGCGCCTGCGGGTCGAGGTCGTCGGGACCCTGCCGCACGACCCGGAGGCCTTCACACAGGGCCTGGAGATGGCCCACGGCGCACTCTACGAGAGCACAGGGATCTCCGGCCGTTCGACGATCGGATGGGGCCCGCCGGGTGCCGCGCCCACCCGGCGGGCTCGACTGCCGGCGCCGCTGTTCGGTGAGGGGATCACCGTCGTGGGGCGGACGCTGTGGCAGCTCACCTGGCGCGACGGGGTCGCGATCGAGCGCGACGCAAGGACTCTCGCCGAGCTCCGCCGGGTCCCGTACGAGAGCGAGGGCTGGGGAGTGTGCCACCAGCCGCGCCGCGGCCGCCTGGTGACGAGCGACGGCTCCGCCCACCTCGTCTTCCGGGACCCCGGGACCCTCAGGAGGAAGGGCTCGGTCGTCGTCACCCTCGACGGGCGGCGGGTGGACCGGCTCAACGAACTGGAGTGCGTCGGCGACCTCGTGTACGCCAACGTCTGGCCCACCGACCGGATCGTGCGGATCGACACCGGCACCGGCCGTGTGACGGGGGAGATCTCCGCGAACGGCCTGATCGGCGCGGCCGAACGGCGGCGCGCCGACGTCCTCAACGGGATCGCGGCCCTCCCGGGAACCGATCAGTTCCTGCTGACCGGCAAATGGTGGCCGAAGATGTTCCGGGTGC